The Acidimicrobiales bacterium genomic sequence TCGCCGCAGTTCGAAGCATGTTGAACGAACGTCTGCTCGATGGGTGACTTTGTTGGCATCGCCGACCGCAGTGCGGCTAGTTTGACCGCACTACGGACACAAAGTCCGGATGTGAGAAGAACCAAGGGGGTACCTCATGTCCTACGCAAAGCCGGGCGAACCATCGATGAGATGGCGGCAGTATGTCGATGCCCATCCAATCGGCGCCATCTTCGTGATCGGCGTCATCGCTACACAGCTCGGCACGTACTTCGGTTACGTGTTCCCCGCAGTGGGGTTGCCCGTGCTGCCGTGGCCGCTCTACAACGGCATCCTCGGCACCACGATCGCCGACGGCTTCAACGGAGCGGTAGCGACCGAGGGGGCCTTCGCGGTCTCGTCCGACGCGTTCTTCGTCGGCCACGCGCTGCACTTCGTCAACGGAATCATCTTCGCCGTGTTGTGGGCAGTGATGTTCCGCGAGGACGCAAGCAAGTGGATCAAGAACAATGTCGCCAACGGCCTGGTGTACGGCGTGATCATGACCATCATCAGCGCCGGCCTGCTGGTGCCCTATGCCTACGTTCCCGAGCAGGGATACGGGTTGTTCTTGTTCGACGGCCCCGACGGCTGGAAGCTGCCTTTCGGCATCTTGCTCTGGCACCTGATCTACGGCGCATTCCTGGGGCTGCTCTACAACCCCACCGAAGCCGAAGCCTGACAACTCGGGCTCGGCCCGCGACCGGCGGCGACGCGGTCGCGGGCCGAGCTTGTAGACAGTACGAACAACCCCGAATCGAGGAGAAGATCCGATGACCAACCCGCTCGCACAACGACTTCACCACACCGCATACCTCACCAAGGACCAGGAGGCCACACGGGCCTTCTATGAAGACATCCTCGGATTCCCGCTGGTTGCCTGCTGGTCGGAAGCCGACGAACTGTTCGGCGCCCTTCGCGTCTATTGCCACACCTTCTTCGGCCTCGCCGATGGCAGCGCGCTGGCTTTCTTCCAGTTCGCGAACCAAGACGATCAAGACCTGTTCGACCCGGCACTGACACCGTCGCCTTTCCGCCACATCGCCCTCAAGGTCGACGCAGACGGCCAAGCCGAGCTCGAACGCCGCCTGACCGCGGCCAACTGGAAGCCCGAGGGAACCTACGTGCTCGAGCATGGCTACTGCCGCTCGCTCTACACCGAGGATCCGAACGGGATGCTGCTCGAGTTCACCGTCGATGTCGACAACGCCGACGAGATCGCCTCCGATCGGGTCCAGGATGCCCACGCCACGCTCGAGCGTTGGTTGGCAGGCGACCACACATCGAACAACAGCTACCGCTGAGGTCATGGCAGCGCGCAGAGCACTGGCCAAAGACCGCGACTTCGTCGAGGCATTGGCTCGAGGCATCGAGGTTCTCACCGCCTTCAGCCCCAGCCAGATCGAGATGACCGTCAGCGACGTCGCCGACCACACCGGGTTGGCCAGGCCCACTGCGCGCCGCCTCTTGTTGACACTGGAACAGCTGGGTTACGTGAGATCGACCGATGGCCGATACTCGCTCACCACCAAGGTGCTCGACATCGGCACGGCCGCAGTCGCAGCCCAGGGCATATGGGATCTCGCAAGACCCCACATGCTGGGGCTGGTGTCGTTCACCGGCGAGTCGTCGTCGATGTCGCAACTCGACGGATCCGACATCGTCTACACCGCGCGGGTGCCGGTGCCGAAGATCATCGCCCTGGCGGTGACCATCGGTACCCGGTTCCCGGCGGTTGCCACCTCGATGGGCAAGGTCTTGCTGGCCGACCTCTCCCAAGACCAACTCGACAAGGCACTGGCGTGTTCGTCGACGTCACACGTCATTCCCCGCGTCACACCCGAGCGCGGTGAACTCGACGAGATCCTGGCCGGTGTGCGGGCCCGCGGGTGGGCCATGGCCGACGAGATCTTGTCTCACGGAATCCGCTCGGTGGCGGCCCCCGTGTACGGAGCCGACGGTCGGGTGGTCGCAGCTCTGAACGTCACTACCCACGCGGCCGAGACGTCGGTCGAGAAGCTGACCGGCGACTACCTGCCTGCCCTCCTCGAGGCGGCAAGAGCCATCACGGACGAATGGGCGAACCTTGCCCGACTGCCGACCGCGGAGGTCAACAGATGAACCAGCAGAACCGGCCCCTGGAAGGCATCGTCGTCGCCGATCTGTCTCGAGTTCTCGCCGGCCCCTACTGCACCATGCTGATGGCCGACCTCGGGGCCACGGTGATAAAGGTCGAGAGTCCTCAGGGTGATGACACCCGCACCTGGATACCTCCAGAACACGACGGCGTATCGACCTATTACCTGTCGATCAACCGCAACAAGCGCTCGATCGTTCTCGATTTCCGCAACCCCGACGACGTCGCTGTGGTGCACGAACTGTTTCGTCGCGCCGACGTCGTCGTCGAGAACTTCAAGGTCGGCGCTCTCGACAAGTTCGGCCTCGGCTACGACACCGCTGCCCAGATCAACCCCGAACTCGTCTACTTGTCGATCTCGGGCTTCGGAACCGCAGAAGGCGCAGGCATACCCGGATACGACCTGGTTGTGCAGGCCGTGTCCGGTCTGATGAGCCTCACCGGCGATCCGGAAGGTCCGGCCTACCGAGCCGGCATCTCGGTGTTCGACGTCATGACCGGGCTTCACGGCACCATCGGCCTTCTGGCAGCACTGCACCAGCGCTCGCAGACGGGCAGGGGCCAACACGTCGAGGTCAACCTGTTGTCCTCCGCGCTGTCGGGGTTGGTAAACCACACGGGCGGCTACGCGGCAGCAGGTGTGGTGCCCTTCAGGATGGGCAACGAGCACCCCAGTGTGTACCCGTACCAGACAATGCCCACCGCCGACCGCGACGTCATCGTCGCCTGCGGCAACGACAGGCAGTTTCAGGCACTGTGCAACGTGCTCGGCGTTCCCGAGTTGGCCCAAGACGACCGGTTCAAGCTGAACGCCGACCGCACCGCCAACCGCGAGATCCTCCACCCCATGCTGTTGGCCGAGTTGGCCAAGTGGTCGGCCGACGATCTATTCGACCGCCTGAACACCGCCGGGGTGCCGTGTGGGCCGGTGAACACGATCGACGAAGGGGTCGCCCTGGCCGAGCGCCTGGGGCTGAACCCGATAGTCGAGGTCGCCGAAGGCGACCGCTCGGTGAGTCTCATCGCCAACCCGATCACCTTCAGCGACGCCCAGGCGTCGTACCAGAGGTTGCCGCCGCGGTTGGGCGAACACACCGACGAGATTCGCGCATGGCTCGACGAACCGGCTTCGTGACCCAGCCCAGAACAGGAACCAGATGACCTCAACCCCCCAACCCACCTACCGCACCGGAATCGGCGCTTCCGACCTTCACAGCATCAAGCTGCTCGGACACGAACTCGCCGACGATCTGCTTGGCCAGATCACGTTCGGGGAACTCGCCTACTGGCTGGTCGCCAAACGTCGTCCCTCACCCGGCCAGCGAGTGATGTTCGAAGCTGTCTTGGTCGCGTTGGCCGATCACGGGTTCACGCCAACGGCCATATCCGCGCGTCTCACATACCTCAGCGCCCCCGATTCGATCCAGGGTGCCCTGGCGTCGGGATTGTTGGGCGGCGGCAGCCGGTATCTGGGTGTCACCGAAGACGCGGCCCTGTTCCTGCACGCGGCATTGGCCGATCTCGACTCGCTGCCGACCACCGATGAAGGTTGGGATGAGGCGGCGCTGGACCTGGTCGGCCGCACCAAGCAGGCCGGACGATTCGTGCCAGGTTTGGGCCACCCGGTTCACAAGGACGGCGACCCCCGCACCCCCACCCTCATGCGTTTGGCCCGCGAGAACGCGCAGTTCGGTCCTCACCTCGAACTGTTCTCGGCCATCGGTCGGGTGCACCCACAGGTGCTCGGCCGCACTCTTCCCCTGAACGGTGCCGGCGTATGTGGCGCCGTTCTGGCCGACATCGACCTGCCCATGGGAGTGATGCGCGGATTTGCACTGCTGGCGAGATGTGCCGGGATCCTGGGCCATCTGGCCGAGGAGATGACCGATCCTGTGGCTCAGGAGATGTACATGAACATCGACCGCAACACCGATTACCAGCCACCGACCAACTGACCAGGAGACGAGAATGCTCGACACCACCGTCATGGGTAGCTACCCGCAGCCGCGCTGGCTGGTCGATCGCGACCGCCTCGTGGGGGACGGCGTTCCACGGGTCCGCAACCGCGAGCTGTGGAAGGTTTCCGACGAAGACTTCGACGAGGCCATCGAGGCCGCCACGCTGATGGCCATCGCAGACCAGCAGGACGCAGGCATCGACATCATCACCGATGGTGAGGTGGGTCGCGAGTCTTACTTCAACCACTTCGCCAACTCGCTGGGAGGTGTCGACAAGGAGCGCATCGGGCAAGGGGTCAACCGCCGTGGTGGCGTGGCCGAGGTGCCCCTGGTCAATGGACCCATCGTGCGCGAGCATCCCATCGAACTCGACTCGGCGCGGTTCTTGCGCGACCACTCGACCGCGCGCACCAAGGTCACCGTTCCCGGGCCCTTCACTCTCAGCCAGCTGGCACAAAACGACTACTACCCAGATCAAGCGGCGCTTGCCATGGCCTATGCCACGGCGGTCAACCAGGAGCTTCGCGAACTCCAAGATCTGGGCATCGACGTGTTGCAGCTCGACGAGCCATATCTGCAGGCCAACGCCGAGTCAGCCCGCGAGTTCGCCGTCGAGGCGATCTCGGCAGCTCTCGATGGCATCACCGCTACCACGACCCTGCACACGTGCTACGGCTACGCGATCTACGTCGAGAACAAATCGTCTGGTTATCCGTTCCTGGACGAGCTGTCGCAAGTGCCGGCCGACTTCATAGCCATAGAGACCGCCCAACCCGGGCTGGGGCCCGAAATCGTCGAACGGTTGGCGCCCAGAGGGGTCGTGCTGGGCGTTATCGACCTGGGCAGCGACCAGGTCGAAGATCCCCACGCCATCGCCGACAAGGTTCGCGGGGCCCTGCGCTACACCACCCCAGACAAGCTGGCGTTCTCGCCCGACTGCGGAATGAAATACCTGCCGCGCTCACTGGCCAAGGCCAAGCTGGCAGCGATGGTCGAGGGCGTGAAGATGGTGCGCGACGAGCTGTGACCCCGACACCGCCGGTTCAGGCACTCAACGCCTGATTGATACGCCGCCAGACCTGCTGATAACGCTGCCAGGTGCGCTCGTGCCATTCGGGGTCATCATCGGCGAAGACGGCCCTCAGCGCCTGCTTGATGGGCGCAGCCTCTGAACCGGTGGGGTCGCCGTAGCCGTGCAGCCATGCGTCGGCGCGCAACGCCATCAGCACCTGGATGATCTCGACCACGCCGTATTCGATCGCCACCGCGTGAACCTGGGCGGGCGACAACCACTGGGCAACGGCCGAGATCCACTCGCCGGCCAGCTGAGCCGACACCGACTCCCCCGACGCCAGCGACACCAGATCGTCACCGAACACGGCCTGATCGGCCTCGAAAGCGTCGCTGGTATCGGGCACAGAGCTGATCAACTCGCCGACCCCCCACGGCCCCAGACCGGTGTGCAGGTCGACGATGACCACCCGGTCGAATCGCGCGAAGGGCCCGCTGCACAGGTCGCGCAACAACCGGTTGGCCCACGATGGCTCTACGCCGCCGTAGAACAAACCCTTGGGATGGTCGTACTGGCCACCCGACACGATCTCTTGCACCTCGGGCATACCCCTTTGCTCGAGAAGCTCGAGCAGCGCCCGAAGTGTCGCCTGTTGGGTCGCTTCGTCCCATTTGTCTGGCACCAGAACATCTGCGATTGGCCCATAGCGTTCGTTGACGGGCCTGGCATCGAAGTCGACGAAGTTGCGGTTGAGGTCGATGTTGTCCTCGTTGGTGCGCCGCACCCATGCAAAGCCATACGGGTTGAGGGCGTGCAGCATCACCATCGACGTCGACGGCGCCAGCTCGATGCCCTCGACGATGTGGCGGGTCTGGATGGCCGAACCGGCGAAGCCCTCGACGCCGTGGGTGCCCGACACGACCAGGACGAGGTTCTGGTCGCCTTCGGCTTCGGCCAGCCAAGCCAGATCGACAGCCAGGTCCTCGCCGTTGGGTCCTGCGTCTGGATGTGCGAACGTTTCGACGCGCGCACCGGCTGCACTCGACGCTTCCAGGAAGCGCGCCCGAGCCTGGCCATAGCTGGAGGCAAGTGGTGAGGTCATCCGAGCAGCGCGTCGACGAAGGCGTCGGGGTCGAAATCGACCAGATCGGCGGCACCTTCGCCCAACCCGACCAGCTTCACCGGTATGCCGAGGTCACGTTCGATGGCAAACACGATGCCGCCCTTGGCGGAGCCATCGAGCTTGGTCAACACCACACCGGTGACATCGACTGCCTCCGTGAACTGTTTGGCCTGGGCCAGACCGTTCTGACCGGTGGTGGCGTCGATGACCAGCAGGGTTTCAGTGACAACTCCCGGCTCGCGTTCGGCCACTCGCTTGACCTTACGAAGCTCTTCCATCAGATTTGACTTGGTGTGAAGACGGCCTGCGGTGTCGGCCAACACCACGTCGACCTCTCGTGACCAGCCCGCCTGCACGCCGTCGAAGATCACAGAGCTCGGATCTGCACCCTCGGCCCCGCGCACGAGATCGGCCTGGCAGCGTTCGGCCCACGTGGCCAACTGCTCAGCAGCCGCTGCTCGGAACGTATCTCCCGCCGCCATCAGCACCGTCTTGCCGTCGTCGGTGAGGCGCTTTCCGACCTTGCCGATGGTGGTCGTCTTGCCCACACCGTTGACCCCGACGAACAGCCAAACCGTCTGGCCCTCATCGGTCATGTCCAGCGAGCGGTCGGCCTTGAGCACACTCTTCATCTCGTCGCCCAAGGCGGCCATCAGTGCCGAAGACTCCTTGATGCCGTCGCGCTTGGCCCTTTCGCGAAGATCCTCGATGATGGCTGTTGTCGCGGCCACGCCAACGTCGGCGCGAATCAGAGCCTCCTCCAACTCGTCCCAGGTGTCGTTGTCGACACCGCGCGACAGCACCGAACCGAAATAACCGGCCACCGTCGACCGGGCCTTGCCCAGGCGGGCGAAGAAACTCGGCGGTTCCTCGACAACCTCGGGCAGCGGCTCGGGTTCGGCCTCGACAGTGGGCGCCTCGCGCAGATCCGGAGGCGTGGTGTCGACAATGCTGGGCCGCTCGCGCTCTGGAGCAACCTCGCCTGGCACTCCCCCACGTCGAGTCCAGGCTCGGTGGATAAACGGCAACGACGCCAGCACCAAGGCGCTGACGATGATGAGAATGAGAATCAGAGGATCCATGACTCAGACGATGCTACCCACGCCAGGGCTACCCCGTTGATGCGGTCGCTTAGGCGACCCCGTTGATGCGGTCGCTTAGGCGACCCCGTTGATGCGGTCGCTTAGGCGACCTTCTCCGACACGACGCGAGAAGAGCCGCCCGGAGGCATGGTCACCCCATAGAGGCAGTCTGCAGCCTCCATCGTGCGCTTCTGGTGCGACACGATTATGAGCTGGGCCTCGCGCCTGAACTCGGCGACCAGATCGAGGAAGCGGTGCAGGTTGACGTCGTCGAGGGCGGCCTCGACCTCGTCCATCACGTAGAACGGCGACGGCCGACTGCGGAAGATCGCAAACAGGAACGCCAGCGCGGTCAACGAGCGCTCGCCACCCGACAACAACGACAGCTTGCGGACGTTCTTGCCAGACGGCCGGGCTTCCAACTCGATGCCGGTGTTCAGCAGATCGGTTGGGTCGGTCAGCTTCAGCGAGCCGGCCCCACCCGGGAACAACGTTGCGAACAGCTGCTCGAAGTTCTCTTTCACGTCTGCGACCGCAGCAGCGAAGATCTTCGTGATCTCCTCGTCGATGGCGCGGATCACCTTCGACAGCTCACGACGACCCTGCCGGACGTCTTCGAGCTGTTCGGAGACGAACTCGTGCCGCTCTTTCAGCGCCTCGTACTCCTGCATGGCCAGCGGGTTCACCGGGCCCATGCGCTTGAGGTCGCGCTCGAGGTCGCGCACCCGCGCCGGTGCGGTCACACCCTGTGCCAACTCTGGAAGGGGTGCCGCCAAGGCGGTGTCGGGATCGGTGTCGAGATCGTTGCGGATGGCCGCAACCAGGTTCTCGAGCCGCATCTTCAACTCGGCCTCTTGCACATCGAAACGGGCCTGCTTGCCACGCAGCTCGTCTAGCTGGCGATCGAGGGCAGTACGCCTTTGACGCAATGAGTCGAGTTCGTCGGCGACCGCGCGGGTGGCCAGCGAGGTGCGACGGCGCTTCTCGCGCAACCTCGTCAGCTCGGCGTCGACCGTGGTCTGGCGCTGCGACACGAAGCCGGCCAGCTTGTCCAGCGCTGCCAGCTGGGCGTCGAGGCGTTCTCGTCTGGCTTCGGCCTGGGCGACCTCGCGGACGTGTTCTTCGAGCCGGGTGCCGATGTCGGCGATGCGGCTCTCCAGAACCTCGCGACGCTCGTCGAGACCGGCGGCCTTGACCCCCAGCTCGCTGCGGGTCGAGGCCAAGGCCCGGGCCCGCCGGTCGAGATCGCCGCGCTTGGCCTCGAACTCGTCGGCCTGCGCACGGTCGGATTGCTCACGCTCGACCAGCGCGGGC encodes the following:
- a CDS encoding VOC family protein gives rise to the protein MTNPLAQRLHHTAYLTKDQEATRAFYEDILGFPLVACWSEADELFGALRVYCHTFFGLADGSALAFFQFANQDDQDLFDPALTPSPFRHIALKVDADGQAELERRLTAANWKPEGTYVLEHGYCRSLYTEDPNGMLLEFTVDVDNADEIASDRVQDAHATLERWLAGDHTSNNSYR
- a CDS encoding citryl-CoA lyase codes for the protein MTSTPQPTYRTGIGASDLHSIKLLGHELADDLLGQITFGELAYWLVAKRRPSPGQRVMFEAVLVALADHGFTPTAISARLTYLSAPDSIQGALASGLLGGGSRYLGVTEDAALFLHAALADLDSLPTTDEGWDEAALDLVGRTKQAGRFVPGLGHPVHKDGDPRTPTLMRLARENAQFGPHLELFSAIGRVHPQVLGRTLPLNGAGVCGAVLADIDLPMGVMRGFALLARCAGILGHLAEEMTDPVAQEMYMNIDRNTDYQPPTN
- the ftsY gene encoding signal recognition particle-docking protein FtsY, whose amino-acid sequence is MDPLILILIIVSALVLASLPFIHRAWTRRGGVPGEVAPERERPSIVDTTPPDLREAPTVEAEPEPLPEVVEEPPSFFARLGKARSTVAGYFGSVLSRGVDNDTWDELEEALIRADVGVAATTAIIEDLRERAKRDGIKESSALMAALGDEMKSVLKADRSLDMTDEGQTVWLFVGVNGVGKTTTIGKVGKRLTDDGKTVLMAAGDTFRAAAAEQLATWAERCQADLVRGAEGADPSSVIFDGVQAGWSREVDVVLADTAGRLHTKSNLMEELRKVKRVAEREPGVVTETLLVIDATTGQNGLAQAKQFTEAVDVTGVVLTKLDGSAKGGIVFAIERDLGIPVKLVGLGEGAADLVDFDPDAFVDALLG
- a CDS encoding CaiB/BaiF CoA-transferase family protein, which translates into the protein MNQQNRPLEGIVVADLSRVLAGPYCTMLMADLGATVIKVESPQGDDTRTWIPPEHDGVSTYYLSINRNKRSIVLDFRNPDDVAVVHELFRRADVVVENFKVGALDKFGLGYDTAAQINPELVYLSISGFGTAEGAGIPGYDLVVQAVSGLMSLTGDPEGPAYRAGISVFDVMTGLHGTIGLLAALHQRSQTGRGQHVEVNLLSSALSGLVNHTGGYAAAGVVPFRMGNEHPSVYPYQTMPTADRDVIVACGNDRQFQALCNVLGVPELAQDDRFKLNADRTANREILHPMLLAELAKWSADDLFDRLNTAGVPCGPVNTIDEGVALAERLGLNPIVEVAEGDRSVSLIANPITFSDAQASYQRLPPRLGEHTDEIRAWLDEPAS
- a CDS encoding cobalamin-independent methionine synthase II family protein, encoding MLDTTVMGSYPQPRWLVDRDRLVGDGVPRVRNRELWKVSDEDFDEAIEAATLMAIADQQDAGIDIITDGEVGRESYFNHFANSLGGVDKERIGQGVNRRGGVAEVPLVNGPIVREHPIELDSARFLRDHSTARTKVTVPGPFTLSQLAQNDYYPDQAALAMAYATAVNQELRELQDLGIDVLQLDEPYLQANAESAREFAVEAISAALDGITATTTLHTCYGYAIYVENKSSGYPFLDELSQVPADFIAIETAQPGLGPEIVERLAPRGVVLGVIDLGSDQVEDPHAIADKVRGALRYTTPDKLAFSPDCGMKYLPRSLAKAKLAAMVEGVKMVRDEL
- a CDS encoding DUF2817 domain-containing protein; its protein translation is MTSPLASSYGQARARFLEASSAAGARVETFAHPDAGPNGEDLAVDLAWLAEAEGDQNLVLVVSGTHGVEGFAGSAIQTRHIVEGIELAPSTSMVMLHALNPYGFAWVRRTNEDNIDLNRNFVDFDARPVNERYGPIADVLVPDKWDEATQQATLRALLELLEQRGMPEVQEIVSGGQYDHPKGLFYGGVEPSWANRLLRDLCSGPFARFDRVVIVDLHTGLGPWGVGELISSVPDTSDAFEADQAVFGDDLVSLASGESVSAQLAGEWISAVAQWLSPAQVHAVAIEYGVVEIIQVLMALRADAWLHGYGDPTGSEAAPIKQALRAVFADDDPEWHERTWQRYQQVWRRINQALSA
- a CDS encoding IclR family transcriptional regulator C-terminal domain-containing protein — its product is MAARRALAKDRDFVEALARGIEVLTAFSPSQIEMTVSDVADHTGLARPTARRLLLTLEQLGYVRSTDGRYSLTTKVLDIGTAAVAAQGIWDLARPHMLGLVSFTGESSSMSQLDGSDIVYTARVPVPKIIALAVTIGTRFPAVATSMGKVLLADLSQDQLDKALACSSTSHVIPRVTPERGELDEILAGVRARGWAMADEILSHGIRSVAAPVYGADGRVVAALNVTTHAAETSVEKLTGDYLPALLEAARAITDEWANLARLPTAEVNR